One genomic window of Tetrapisispora phaffii CBS 4417 chromosome 13, complete genome includes the following:
- the RPC11 gene encoding DNA-directed RNA polymerase III core subunit RPC11 (similar to Saccharomyces cerevisiae RPC11 (YDR045C); ancestral locus Anc_3.283), which yields MLSFCPLCNNMLLISNADSSVHKLTCHSCPYEFPIENIEVYDRKKLERKEIDDVLGGGWDNVDQTKVQCPNYDKCGGESAYFFQLQIRSADEPMTTFYKCVNCGKRWKEN from the coding sequence ATGCTGTCTTTTTGTCCGCTATGTAACAACATGTTACTTATTTCTAACGCTGATAGTAGTGTCCATAAATTAACATGCCATTCATGCCCATATGAGTTTCCAATCGAAAATATTGAGGTTTACGATAGGAAGAAGTtagaaagaaaagagaTTGATGATGTATTAGGTGGTGGTTGGGATAACGTTGACCAAACCAAAGTTCAATGTCCAAACTATGATAAATGTGGTGGTGAAAGCGCGTATTTCTTCCAATTGCAAATCAGATCAGCGGATGAACCTATGACCACTTTTTATAAATGCGTTAATTGTGGTAAAAGATGGAAGGAGAATTGA
- the TPHA0M01200 gene encoding amino acid permease (similar to Saccharomyces cerevisiae BAP2 (YBR068C) and BAP3 (YDR046C); ancestral locus Anc_3.284) produces the protein MSDFVGKHEKSPDFSVINNSSLDYANNLASTNDDDISIASSQNRSLSHRKNTSYYRNFIDSFKRAEHGNLNEKSADLEDGTASIQSKSYMKKSLKARHVIMMSLGTGIGTGLLVANAKSLAYGGPASLIIGYVIVSFIVYFMIQAAGEMAVTYPTLPGNFNTYQSIFISKSWGFATVWLFCIQWITVLPLELITSSLTIQYWTDLNGDIFVVIFYVFLLLIHFIGVKAYGETEFIFNLCKILMISGFIIFSIVVNCGGAGNDGYIGGKYWHTPGSFAEGGPTSRFKGICYVLVAGYFSYGGTELYVLSVNEQAEPRKATPAAAKKSIYRILVIYLLTMILIGFNVPHNSDQLMGAGGSSTHASPYVLAASIHGVKVVPHIINAVILISVVSVANSSLYASPRLLASLAEQGYAPKALTYIDREGRPLVALLLCAVFGCIAFVASSDKEEQVFTWLAAIAGLSEVFTWTGIMFSHVRFRLAMKVQNKDIDEVGYKATAGIYGSWFGSIFGVLVLIAQFWVALSPPGSGGAVSAESFFENYLAMPIWVFFYIVYSVYNKEWTILTDLSKIDLDAHRRIYDPDLIRQEDAENKEKLKNSPFWVRVYNFWC, from the coding sequence ATGTCTGATTTCGTTGGTAAACATGAAAAAAGTCCTGATTTTTCAGTGATAAATAATTCGTCACTAGATTATGCAAATAATTTAGCTTCTACTAATGACGATGACATAAGTATAGCAAGCTCGCAGAACCGAAGCCTATCACATAGAAAAAACACAAGTTATTATAGAAATTTCATAGATTCTTTTAAGAGGGCTGAGCATggtaatttaaatgaaaaatctgCTGATTTGGAAGATGGTACCGCGTCAATTCAGTCCAAATCGTACATgaaaaaatctttaaaagCAAGACATGTCATCATGATGTCCTTAGGCACAGGTATTGGTACCGGTTTATTAGTTGCTAATGCTAAAAGTTTAGCTTACGGTGGTCCCGCCTCATTAATTATTGGTTATGTCattgtttcttttattgTCTATTTTATGATCCAAGCAGCCGGTGAAATGGCTGTTACTTATCCAACTCTACCTGGTAATTTCAATACTTATCAATCTATTTTCATTTCGAAATCATGGGGTTTTGCTACAGTTTGGTTATTCTGTATCCAATGGATTACAGTATTACCTTTAGAATTAATCACCTCGTCACTGACCATTCAATATTGGACTGATTTAAATGGTGATATTTTTGTCGTCATATTTTACGTTTTCTTATTACTTATCCATTTCATCGGTGTTAAAGCTTATGGTGAAACtgaattcattttcaatctATGTAAGATCTTAATGATCAGTGggtttatcattttctctATTGTCGTAAATTGTGGTGGTGCTGGCAATGATGGATATATCGGCGGCAAATACTGGCATACGCCAGGTTCTTTCGCTGAAGGTGGCCCAACCTCAAGATTCAAAGGTATTTGTTACGTCTTAGTTGCTGGTTATTTCTCTTACGGTGGTACTGAATTGTACGTATTATCCGTCAACGAGCAAGCCGAACCAAGAAAAGCTACTCCAGCAGCTGCAAAGAAATCGATCTACCGTATTCTAGTCATTTATTTACTAacaatgattttaattggTTTCAATGTTCCTCACAACAGCGATCAATTGATGGGTGCAGGTGGCTCTTCAACTCATGCTTCCCCTTATGTTTTAGCGGCATCTATTCATGGTGTGAAGGTTGTTCCACATATCATCAATGCCGTCATTCTAATTTCCGTTGTTTCGGTCGCAAACTCTTCCCTATATGCCAGTCCAAGATTATTAGCATCATTAGCTGAACAAGGTTATGCTCCAAAGGCTCTAACTTATATTGACAGAGAAGGTAGGCCTTTAGTTGCGCTACTTCTCTGTGCTGTTTTTGGTTGCATTGCTTTTGTTGCAAGTTCTGATAAAGAGGAACAAGTATTCACTTGGTTAGCAGCCATTGCTGGTTTAAGTGAAGTTTTCACATGGACGGGCATTATGTTTTCACACGTTCGTTTCAGACTAGCTATGAAGGTTCAAAATAAGGATATCGATGAAGTAGGTTACAAAGCCACTGCTGGTATCTATGGTTCATGGTTTGGTTCTATTTTCGGtgttttagttttaattGCTCAATTCTGGGTTGCATTATCTCCCCCAGGTAGTGGAGGTGCAGTTAGCGCTGAATCattctttgaaaattaCTTAGCCATGCCAATTTGGGTTTTCTTCTACATTGTTTACTCGGTCTACAATAAAGAATGGACAATTCTAACTGACTTATCCAAAATTGATCTAGATGCTCACAGAAGAATTTATGATCCAGATTTAATTAGACAAGAGGATGctgaaaataaagaaaagttaaaaaattcaCCATTTTGGGTGAGAGTGTACAACTTCTGGTGTTAA
- the TPI1 gene encoding triose-phosphate isomerase TPI1 (similar to Saccharomyces cerevisiae TPI1 (YDR050C); ancestral locus Anc_3.288) has product MARNFFVGGNFKLNGSKQSIKEIVERLNNASMPENVEVVICPPAAYLDYTSSLVTKKQVSVGGQNTYFKAAGAFTGENSVEQLKDLNVKWVILGHSERRSYFHEDDKIVAEKTKFALDNGVSVILCIGETLEEKKAGITLKVVERQLDAVIAEVKDWTNVVIAYEPVWAIGSGLAATPEDAQDIHHSIRKYLASKLGDKVADETRILYGGSANGSNAVTFKDKADVDGFLVGGASLKPEFVDIINSRN; this is encoded by the coding sequence ATGGCTAGAAACTTTTTCGTCGGTGGTAACTTCAAGTTAAACGGTTCCAAGCAATCTATTAAGGAAATTGTTGAAAGATTAAACAATGCTTCCATGCCAGAAAACGTTGAAGTCGTTATCTGTCCACCAGCTGCTTACTTAGACTACACTTCTTCTTTAGTCACCAAGAAGCAAGTTTCCGTCGGTGGTCAAAACACCTACTTCAAGGCTGCCGGTGCTTTCACTGGTGAAAACTCCGTTGAACAATTAAAGGACTTAAACGTCAAATGGGTTATCTTAGGTCACTCtgaaagaagaagttaCTTCCATGAAGATGACAAGATCGTCGCTGAAAAGACCAAGTTCGCTTTGGACAATGGTGTCAGCGTCATCTTATGTATTGGTGAAACCttagaagaaaagaagGCCGGTATCACTTTAAAGGTCGTTGAAAGACAATTAGACGCTGTCATTGCTGAAGTCAAGGACTGGACTAACGTTGTTATTGCTTACGAACCAGTCTGGGCCATCGGTTCCGGTTTAGCTGCTACTCCAGAAGATGCTCAAGATATCCACCACTCCATCAGAAAATACTTAGCTTCTAAGTTAGGTGACAAGGTTGCTGATGAAACTAGAATCTTATACGGTGGTTCCGCTAACGGTTCTAACGCTGTCACTTTCAAGGACAAGGCTGATGTCGACGGTTTCTTAGTTGGTGGTGCTTCTCTAAAGCCAGAATTTGTTGATATCATCAACTCCAGAAACTAA
- the TPHA0M01220 gene encoding uncharacterized protein (similar to Saccharomyces cerevisiae YBR071W; ancestral locus Anc_3.290) — MLRFSKKSHSNLKDNKKRHSSFFDLNSFDTNNVENGNKNSKNESKKGSKNEKAVFVNNLQQYSKQDSSVQQKNMQHERETANSILREPKEKSNSKTKRQSTILDENIVKDYHLAIKHFNMEDEKRTSLEYKISNEKHSKSGSVDSNFSSATMDSNMSSLFSSSATVSLRDFLYEEFETNKFLSKTHQTYNNDNCNSVTGKKAFLEIPDDRHKSAKWRKITDKEKNKIHSESNIDHFDYHRRTELEF, encoded by the coding sequence ATGCTACGGTTTTCGAAAAAGTCccattcaaatttaaaggataataagaaaagacattcttctttttttgatttaaattcatttgatACAAATAACGTTGAGAACGGGAATAAAAATTCGAAAAATGAGAGTAAAAAAGGGTCTAAAAATGAGAAAGCTGTTTTTGTAAACAACCTACAACAATATAGTAAACAAGATAGTTCTGTCcagcaaaaaaatatgcaaCATGAACGTGAGACTGCAAATTCCATATTAAGGGAGCCTAAAGAAAAATCgaattcaaaaacaaaaagacAAAGTACAATTTTAGATGAGAATATTGTCAAAGATTACCATTTAGCCATCAAACATTTCAATATGGAAGATGAAAAGAGAACTTCTCTcgaatataaaatttcaaatgaGAAACATTCAAAATCTGGATCGGTAGATTCTAATTTCAGTAGCGCTACTATGGATTCTAACATGTCTTCTTTATTCTCTTCTTCTGCAACAGTATCGCTTAGGGATTTCCTAtatgaagaatttgaaactaATAAATTTCTAAGTAAAACTCACCAaacatataataatgataactGTAACAGTGTTACTGGAAAAAAAGCATTCTTGGAAATTCCAGATGATAGACATAAGAGTGCAAAATGGCGTAAAATAACAGATaaagagaaaaataaaattcataGTGAAAGCAATATAGATCATTTTGATTACCATAGAAGGACGGAATTGGAATTCTAG